A window of the Carassius gibelio isolate Cgi1373 ecotype wild population from Czech Republic chromosome B16, carGib1.2-hapl.c, whole genome shotgun sequence genome harbors these coding sequences:
- the slc4a7 gene encoding sodium bicarbonate cotransporter 3 isoform X3, with the protein MEEDSAEQMKPLLTTGNDEEAVVDHGKTSCTINTNFEKEELESHRAVYVGVHVPLGRQSRRRHRHRGHKHHRKRKDRESEREDGRESPTYDTPSQRVQFILGTEDDDEEHIPHDLFTELDELSFRGGQAYEWKETARWLKFEEDVEDGGERWSKPYVATLSLHSLFELRSCILNGTVMLDMRANTIEEITDMVLDNMVASEQLDESLREKVRDAVLKRHHHQNEKKLSNRIPLVRSFADIGEGLSASRLSLLRRTSSTSSPPRSRRPSRESRGSRSSIILNQLLPSANASVSISPNASPFTTPQNTPPTAHRASSSLRSPGPSQQGPELLVARGLREDIPEVVVFPPEEEEEPHSLFSATQEEQVAHDPGRPAQLLPLPQSGLLASPQSAPGGLENSKPSESRMNGAGGSRENSTVDFSKVDMNFMKKIPPGAEASNVLVGEVDFLECPIIAFIRLSPAVLLTGLTEVPVPTRFLFLLLGPFGKGGQYHEIGRSIATLMTDEIFHDVAYKAKDRNDLLSGIDEFLDQVTVLPPGEWDPTIRIEPPKCVPSQEKRKMPSTPNGSAPLSDIIKEEEHHAGPELQRTGRIFGGLVLDVKRKAPFYWSDVRDALSLQCLASILFLYCACMSPVITFGGLLGETTKNNISAIESLFGASLTGVAFSLFSGQPLTILGSTGPVLVFEKILFKFCSDYGLSYLSLRTSIGLWTAFLCIVLVATDASSLVCYITRFTEEAFAALICIIFIYEALEKLFQLGEMFPFNMHDNLDNLTFYTCQCSPPSNITEKMVQAWNQSGFNPDTINWSDLDVPNCKNLHGEFVGPACGHNGPYIPDVLFWSVILFFTTFFLSSFLKQFKTKNYFPTKVRSSISDFAVFLTIMIMVMVDYLVGIPSPKLHVPDTFEPTSKNRGWLISPLGDNPTWTLFAAAIPALLCTILIFMDQQITAVIINRKEHKLKKGCGYHLDLLVVAVMLGVCSVMGLPWFVAATVLSISHVNSLKVESECSAPGEQPKFLGIREQRVTGLMIFVLMGLSVFMTSILKFIPMPVLYGVFLYMGVSSLKGIQFFDRIKLFGMPAKHQPDLIYLRYVPLWKVHIFTIVQLTCLVLLWVIKASAAAVVFPMMVLALVFVRKLLDFCFTNRELSWLDDLMPESKKKKEDDKKKKAKEEAQRMMEAEGGIEIPYDNGDHLEIPVKTLKVRSDSVVSDTSYEEDTSGV; encoded by the exons GGCAATGATGAGGAAGCTGTTGTTGATCATGGGAAAACCAGCTGTACCATCAACACAAATTTTGAAAAAGAGGAACTTGAAA GTCACAGGGCAGTTTACGTGGGTGTACACGTACCTTTAGGAAGACAGAGCAGACGTAGGCATCGTCACCGTGGCCACAAGCACCATCGGAAAAGGAAGGACAGAGAGTCCGAGCGAGAGGATGGGAGAGAATCACCAACGTACG ACACTCCTTCACAGAGGGTCCAGTTTATCCTCGGcactgaggatgatgatgaggaacaTATTCCTCATGACCTCTTCACGGAGCTCGATGAGCTGTCTTTCCGTGGCGGACAGGCTTATGAGTGGAAAGAGACGGCCAG GTGGTTGAAGTTCGAGGAGGATGTAGAGGATGGAGGAGAGCGTTGGAGTAAGCCCTACGTCGCCACGCTTTCCCTGCACAGCCTGTTTGAGTTACGGAGCTGCATTCTCAATGGCACAGTCATGCTGGACATGAGAGCAAACACCATTGAGGAGATAACAG ACATGGTATTAGACAACATGGTGGCATCCGAGCAGCTGGATGAGAGTTTGAGGGAGAAGGTGCGGGATGCTGTGCTGAAGAGACATCACCACCAGAATGAGAAGAAACTCAGTAATCGCATCCCACTCGTACGCTCCTTCGCCGACATAG GGGAGGGTCTCTCAGCCTCCCGTCTGTCCCTCCTTAGACGTACCTCCTCCACCTCCAGTCCCCCCAGATCACGCCGTCCCTCCAGAGAGTCCCGTGGTTCCCGTTCCTCCATCATTCTCAACCAGCTTCTGCCGAGTGCCAACGCATCTGTTTCCATCTCCCCCAATGCCTCCCCTTTCACCACCCCTCAAAACACACCCCCCACCGCCCACCGTGCTTCATCATCTCTCCGCTCCCCAGGACCCTCTCAGCAGGGACCCGAGCTGCTGGTGGCACGGGGATTGAGAGAGGACATTCCAGAAGTTGTGGTGTTCCCacccgaggaggaggaggaaccaCACTCACTGTTTTCAGCCACTCAGGAAGAGCAGGTGGCGCATGACCCGGGCAGGCCGGCACAGCTCTTGCCCCTACCGCAGTCAG GTCTTCTTGCATCCCCCCAGTCGGCTCCGGGGGGCCTGGAGAACAGTAAGCCCAGTGAAAGCCGTATGAACGGTGCTGGTGGCAGCAGGGAAAACAGCACTGTGGACTTCAGCAAG GTGGACATGAATTTCATGAAGAAAATTCCTCCGGGTGCTGAGGCTTCAAATGTTTTGGTGGGGGAGGTTGATTTCCTCGAGTGTCCAATCATTGCCTTCATCCGTCTCTCACCTGCTGTTCTTCTCACCGGACTGACCGAAGTGCCTGTTCCAACAAG GTTTCTCTTCTTGCTGTTGGGGCCTTTCGGGAAAGGGGGCCAATACCATGAGATTGGCAGGTCGATAGCTACTTTAATGACAGATGAG ATCTTTCATGATGTAGCGTACAAAGCCAAAGACAGGAATGACCTTCTGTCTGGCATAGACGAGTTCTTGGACCAGGTGACAGTGCTGCCTCCAGGAGAATGGGACCCCACGATACGAATCGAGCCGCCAAAGTGTGTCCCGTCACAG gagaagaggaagatgCCTTCTACGCCTAATGGCTCTGCTCCACTATCAGACATTATCAAAGAAGAGGAACACCACGCCGGACCTGAACTCCAGAGGACAGGACG GATATTTGGTGGACTGGTGCTGGACGTTAAGCGGAAAGCTCCGTTTTACTGGAGTGATGTGCGGGACGCTCTTAGCCTTCAGTGCTTGGCCTCTATCCTTTTCCTCTACTGTGCCTGCATGTCCCCTGTCATCACCTTCGGAGGCCTTCTGGGGGAAACCACCAAAAACAACATA AGTGCCATTGAGTCTCTGTTTGGAGCTTCGCTGACCGGTGTGGCCTTCTCTCTGTTTTCTGGTCAGCCTCTCACCATCCTGGGAAGCACTGGGCCAGTTCTAGTTTTTGAGAAGATTCTTTTCAAGTTCTGCAG TGACTATGGTCTGTCCTACCTCTCTCTGCGCACTAGCATTGGCCTGTGGACGGCCTTCTTATGTATCGTGTTGGTTGCCACAGATGCCAGCTCTCTAGTGTGCTATATAACAAGATTCACAGAGGAAGCCTTCGCTGCTCTCATCTGCATCATTTTCATCTATGAGGCCTTAGAGAAACTCTTCCAGCTTGgggagatgttccctttcaacaTGCACGACAATTTGGATAACCTCACATTTTACAC ATGTCAGTGTTCACCTCCATCTAATATCACAGAGAAGATGGTACAGGCATGGAATCAGTCAGGTTTTAACCCCGACACCATAAACTGGAGTGACCTTGATGTGCCA AATTGCAAGAACCTCCATGGCGAGTTTGTGGGTCCTGCTTGTGGACACAATGGCCCGTACATCCCTGATGTTTTGTTCTGGTCTGTCATTCTCTTCTTCACCACTTTCTTCCTTTCATCCTTCCTCAAGCAGTTCAAGACCAAGAACTATTTCCCCACTAAG GTCCGCTCTTCAATCAGTGACTTTGCAGTTTTTCTAACCATCATGATTATGGTCATGGTTGATTACTTGGTGGGCATCCCCTCTCCTAAACTACACGTCCCAGATACTTTTGAG CCCACCTCTAAGAACCGTGGCTGGCTGATCTCACCTCTGGGTGATAACCCTACATGGACGTTGTTTGCAGCAGCCATCCCTGCCCTCCTGTGCACCATCCTCATCTTCATGGATCAGCAGATCACTGCTGTCATCATCAACCGTAAAGAACACAAGCTCAAG AAAGGCTGTGGGTATCATCTGGACCTCCTGGTGGTGGCTGTGATGCTGGGCGTGTGTTCTGTGATGGGCTTGCCCTGGTTCGTCGCTGCCACTGTCCTCTCCATCTCTCACGTCAACAGTTTGAAGGTGGAGTCGGAGTGCTCAGCCCCGGGAGAGCAGCCCAAGTTTTTGGGAATTCGTGAGCAGAGGGTTACTGGGCTCATGATCTTTGTACTTATGGGTCTGTCTGTCTTCATGACATCCATTCTAAAG TTTATCCCAATGCCCGTGTTGTATGGAGTGTTCCTCTACATGGGTGTCTCCTCACTCAAAGGCATACAG TTCTTTGACCGTATTAAGCTGTTTGGGATGCCGGCaaagcaccagcctgacctgatCTACCTGAGATATGTGCCGCTGTGGAAGGTTCACATATTCACAATAGTTCAGCTCACCTGCCTGGTGCTGCTGTGGGTCATCAAAGCGTCTGCTGCCGCCGTGGTCTTCCCTATGATG GTTCTTGCTCTGGTATTTGTGAGGAAGCTTCTGGATTTCTGCTTCACGAATAGGGAGCTTAGCTGGTTGGATGACCTAATGCCAGAAagcaagaagaaaaaagaagacgacaaaaagaaaaaggcaaaagAG GAAGCACAGCGCATGATGGAGGCTGAAGGAGGAATAGAGATCCCTTATGATAATGGGGACCACCTGGAAATCCCTGTGAAGACCCTTAAAGTCAG ATCTGACAGCGTAGTCTCCGACACCTCATATGAGGAAGACACGAGCGGAGTG TGA